A portion of the Acidobacteriota bacterium genome contains these proteins:
- a CDS encoding twin-arginine translocase TatA/TatE family subunit — translation MFGSLGIPEALFILALALLIFGPKRLPQAGRTLGKAMGEFRRASNDLRRTLNTEIALEEEKEAEKNSPPALQPTAGGEVPSIQAPSAQAEMARRQVARRDEVEKRTEPAAGATPPKPASETSPASEAAKD, via the coding sequence GTGTTCGGTTCGTTGGGCATTCCCGAAGCGCTGTTCATCCTGGCGTTGGCTCTGCTGATCTTCGGTCCGAAGCGGTTGCCCCAGGCGGGCCGCACCCTGGGCAAGGCGATGGGGGAGTTCCGGCGCGCCAGCAACGACCTGCGGCGCACCCTGAATACGGAAATCGCCCTCGAAGAGGAGAAGGAGGCGGAGAAGAACTCCCCTCCTGCCCTCCAACCGACCGCCGGTGGCGAAGTGCCGTCGATCCAAGCGCCTTCCGCCCAGGCCGAGATGGCGCGTCGGCAGGTAGCCCGCCGCGACGAGGTTGAGAAGCGCACCGAGCCTGCCGCCGGCGCGACGCCTCCGAAGCCCGCTTCTGAAACCTCGCCCGCCTCCGAAGCGGCAAAGGACTAG
- a CDS encoding sigma-70 family RNA polymerase sigma factor — MIPSIALDVDRGASVAVREGGSRAADGRTGRPGERGTEEDWTWEAGEDAFVERFGALIERLVAGALRRFRLGPGDLVPEDLLQEVYCRIFERGLFAFEGMARGQVVLYLKRVVRTTMISRLRADRALKRGGDWRRERMPAWQYTDPGPTPEDLLLERESRSQLLSGCRWLAEQGRLDRRRTAWIVTLVLAGGWTSREVAAASGGKVASSSVDSLLWRCRRQLEARRNEELRPSDAAACTPFEELPEGVRHMLRLAFQRRSGRHRLAC; from the coding sequence ATGATTCCTTCCATAGCGTTGGATGTGGATCGCGGTGCGTCCGTTGCGGTTCGCGAAGGTGGATCGAGGGCAGCAGACGGCCGGACAGGCCGGCCTGGAGAGCGCGGTACCGAGGAGGACTGGACCTGGGAGGCCGGGGAGGACGCTTTCGTCGAGCGTTTCGGCGCTTTGATCGAGCGGTTGGTAGCCGGCGCGCTGCGGCGTTTTCGCCTCGGCCCCGGGGACCTCGTGCCGGAGGATCTCCTGCAGGAAGTCTACTGCCGAATCTTCGAGCGCGGCCTTTTCGCTTTCGAGGGCATGGCTCGAGGGCAGGTGGTGCTGTATCTGAAGCGGGTGGTACGCACGACGATGATTTCCCGCTTGCGGGCCGATCGCGCCCTCAAGCGCGGTGGCGACTGGCGGCGGGAGCGCATGCCGGCCTGGCAGTACACCGATCCGGGACCCACCCCGGAGGACCTTCTGCTCGAACGCGAATCCCGGTCTCAGTTGCTCTCGGGCTGCCGCTGGCTGGCAGAGCAAGGGCGCCTGGACCGTCGCCGGACCGCCTGGATCGTGACCCTGGTGCTGGCCGGCGGCTGGACCAGCCGGGAGGTGGCGGCGGCTTCCGGCGGCAAGGTCGCTTCGTCGAGCGTCGATTCGCTGCTGTGGCGCTGCCGACGCCAACTCGAAGCCCGTCGGAACGAGGAACTAAGACCAAGCGATGCGGCCGCCTGCACTCCTTTCGAAGAACTGCCGGAAGGCGTGCGCCACATGCTGCGCCTCGCCTTTCAGAGGCGATCCGGTAGGCATCGCTTGGCCTGCTAG
- a CDS encoding sulfatase, whose amino-acid sequence MLHRPCTLARLSLLVLTLTWVAGCGGPSESTAETTPRHTLRGAAAGWNVVLVSVDTLRADRLGSWGYEGRRDNSPRIDELVAGGVQFERAQAPRALTWPSMASVLTGLYPSGHGLIENGYALPDNLPTLPLRLAEAGYQTGAFLSNMCKANHRGWDAFQCTGGQDAKAVQSAGDWLAGRAAETPFFLWVHLFGAHGPYYNGGDLAARQLDPGYEGILGPKKWRLNRVMTQPIALAPRDLIHLDALYDASVMGTDRFVARLLDQIRQHPRTLIVFLSDHGEELYEHNGYLYHACSVYETTLHVPLAFTADGLLPTGASVPQDVELIDVAPTLLDLLGLEPFERVHGASLLRYLERPGEGGKGKAAFSEYGDTRIHTVVAEGWKLVDNPDRHQPICLAGAPAGHYPLEAVELYDLRTDPGETTNLAGENPQKVRELQRLIARRFAGISDRTEKQEIPDDLREELESLGYLTN is encoded by the coding sequence ATGCTGCACCGCCCTTGCACCCTCGCTCGCCTTTCGCTTCTCGTCCTGACCCTGACGTGGGTCGCCGGCTGCGGAGGCCCGTCGGAATCCACCGCCGAGACCACGCCCCGCCACACCCTGCGCGGCGCGGCGGCAGGCTGGAACGTCGTTCTGGTGTCAGTGGATACGCTGCGCGCCGATCGCCTCGGCAGTTGGGGATACGAGGGGCGGCGCGACAACAGCCCGCGGATCGACGAGCTGGTCGCCGGCGGTGTCCAGTTCGAGCGCGCCCAGGCACCCCGAGCCTTGACCTGGCCGTCGATGGCGTCGGTGCTCACCGGCCTCTACCCGAGCGGCCACGGGTTGATCGAGAACGGCTACGCCTTGCCGGACAACCTCCCCACCCTGCCCTTGCGCCTAGCGGAGGCCGGCTATCAAACCGGTGCTTTCCTGAGCAATATGTGCAAGGCCAACCACCGGGGTTGGGATGCCTTCCAATGCACCGGCGGGCAAGACGCCAAGGCGGTCCAGAGCGCCGGCGATTGGCTGGCCGGCCGCGCGGCGGAGACGCCTTTCTTTCTGTGGGTCCACCTCTTCGGAGCGCACGGCCCGTACTACAACGGCGGTGACCTCGCTGCCCGCCAGCTCGACCCGGGATACGAAGGCATCCTCGGCCCGAAGAAGTGGCGCCTGAACCGGGTGATGACCCAGCCGATTGCTCTCGCACCGCGCGACCTGATCCATCTCGACGCCCTCTATGACGCCTCGGTGATGGGGACGGACCGCTTCGTGGCGCGGCTGCTCGACCAGATTCGCCAGCATCCGCGGACGCTGATCGTGTTCCTGTCCGACCACGGCGAGGAACTCTACGAGCACAACGGCTACCTCTACCACGCCTGCTCGGTGTACGAGACCACCCTGCATGTCCCCCTCGCCTTTACCGCCGACGGACTGCTGCCGACAGGTGCCTCGGTGCCGCAGGATGTGGAGTTGATCGATGTCGCCCCGACGCTCCTCGATCTCCTAGGCCTCGAGCCCTTCGAGCGCGTCCACGGGGCCTCGCTGCTGCGCTACCTGGAAAGGCCCGGCGAGGGCGGCAAGGGCAAAGCGGCCTTCTCCGAGTACGGCGACACGCGCATCCACACGGTGGTAGCGGAGGGCTGGAAGCTGGTCGACAACCCGGACCGCCATCAACCGATATGCCTGGCCGGAGCACCGGCCGGCCACTATCCCCTGGAGGCGGTGGAACTCTACGACCTGCGGACCGACCCGGGCGAAACCACCAACCTGGCCGGCGAGAACCCGCAGAAGGTCAGAGAACTCCAGCGGCTGATCGCGCGGCGCTTCGCGGGCATCTCGGACAGAACCGAGAAGCAGGAGATCCCGGACGATCTGAGGGAAGAGTTAGAGAGCCTCGGATACCTGACCAATTGA
- a CDS encoding histone deacetylase — protein MRVFTDERCLGHHPPAGCPEVPERLRSVLLALEEADFEVVRTPPSEAPAEALRWVHDAEYVERFERAVARGDALIDSADNPLVAGTLDAAWGAVEATLAAADRIALGGGAEDRRALAAVRPPGHHAERAMAMGFCYFNNVAVAAEHLVRHHSLDRVAIFDFDVHHGNGTQHLFEERGDVFFASVHQFPFYPGTGAEDETGRGDGVKATLNVPLPAGVGDIEYGAAIDRRVVPALAAFRPQALLISAGFDAWRGDPLGGMRVSGEEIARWGSSLSDLADEVCEGRLLTVLEGGYDLAALPGLVVRYCQAVDRSSRLALRGAPS, from the coding sequence ATGCGCGTGTTCACCGACGAACGATGCCTCGGACATCATCCGCCAGCCGGTTGCCCGGAGGTGCCGGAGCGCCTGCGGTCGGTTCTCCTAGCGCTCGAGGAAGCGGATTTCGAGGTGGTTCGGACACCGCCTTCGGAGGCGCCGGCGGAAGCCCTTCGCTGGGTCCACGACGCGGAGTACGTGGAGCGCTTCGAGCGTGCCGTGGCGCGCGGCGACGCGCTGATCGATTCGGCCGACAACCCCCTCGTCGCCGGCACCCTCGACGCCGCCTGGGGGGCGGTGGAAGCCACTCTGGCGGCGGCCGATCGGATTGCGCTAGGGGGGGGCGCCGAGGATCGCCGGGCGCTGGCCGCGGTGCGGCCACCGGGGCATCACGCTGAGCGGGCGATGGCGATGGGCTTTTGCTACTTCAACAACGTCGCCGTGGCGGCGGAGCATTTGGTGCGTCACCACAGTCTCGACCGAGTGGCGATCTTCGATTTCGATGTGCATCACGGCAACGGCACGCAGCACCTTTTCGAGGAGCGCGGCGACGTGTTCTTCGCCAGCGTGCATCAGTTCCCGTTCTATCCGGGGACCGGCGCGGAGGACGAAACGGGCCGCGGAGATGGGGTGAAGGCGACCCTCAATGTGCCGCTGCCGGCCGGCGTCGGCGATATCGAGTACGGTGCCGCAATCGATCGCAGAGTGGTGCCGGCGCTCGCCGCCTTCAGGCCTCAGGCGCTGCTGATCTCGGCAGGCTTCGACGCTTGGCGCGGTGACCCGCTGGGCGGGATGCGGGTGAGCGGCGAGGAGATCGCCCGCTGGGGAAGCTCCCTGAGTGATCTGGCGGACGAGGTCTGCGAGGGGCGTCTGTTGACGGTGCTGGAAGGGGGCTACGACCTCGCTGCGCTGCCCGGTCTGGTGGTTCGCTATTGCCAGGCGGTCGATCGTTCTTCCCGGCTGGCGCTACGCGGTGCCCCTTCATGA
- the rpmG gene encoding 50S ribosomal protein L33 — translation MRDKIKLVSSAGTGYFYTTTKNKRLSTEKLRLKKYDPKVRKHVEFVEEKLR, via the coding sequence ATGCGCGACAAGATCAAGCTGGTTTCGTCTGCCGGAACCGGATATTTCTACACCACGACGAAGAACAAGCGTCTCTCGACGGAGAAACTCCGCTTGAAGAAGTACGACCCCAAGGTGCGCAAGCACGTCGAATTCGTCGAGGAAAAGCTGCGCTAG
- a CDS encoding S41 family peptidase, whose translation MKRPWKQAAIFLFLLALIGGGLFGDRVLALTDEARDTLRVYTDLVTVAHQRYGGEVSYRDLVYASIQGMLRELDPHTSFLPPKAYTGMRERQQSSFYGLGILVGVRNGQLTVISPIEGTPASRLGMRAGDIIDTIEGEPTEQMSLDEAVDRLKGPKDTEVNITIVRRGLDEPLQLAVTRAEIPQTTVRLAYMLDERTGYMQISDFGRGTGHEVSEALDKLRDEGMERLLVDLRNNGGGLLDQAIEVADQFLGEGSQIVETRGRTRDSFQSFRASDKYPDLELPVIMLVNRGTASAAEILSGAVQDHDVGLVVGTPTWGKGLVQTVYSLSYGAGLALTTAKYYTPSGRLIQRDYSSFFDYYNYDPLAEDPRDAVRDDLDPSEIFTTDLGREVYGGGGITPDVIVEPNEFTPFQQYLFARSAYFGFAVDYASKLSKESIASWQPPPELIAEFESWLIEEDIATRQKLDEELATDDVRALAVRQIHGEILNSALGQEARHRVVAQGDEQILKALQMFDQAGDLLARRLKLDQADGEPRQTAQLEEAGAPQG comes from the coding sequence ATGAAAAGACCCTGGAAACAAGCCGCCATCTTCCTGTTTTTGCTCGCTCTGATCGGTGGGGGTCTGTTCGGCGATCGGGTACTCGCGCTGACCGATGAAGCTCGGGACACCCTCCGCGTCTACACCGATTTGGTCACCGTCGCCCACCAGCGGTACGGCGGAGAAGTGAGCTATCGCGACCTGGTGTATGCCTCGATCCAGGGCATGCTCCGAGAACTCGACCCCCACACCAGCTTTCTGCCGCCCAAGGCCTACACCGGCATGCGCGAGCGGCAGCAGTCGAGCTTCTACGGACTCGGCATCCTAGTCGGAGTCCGCAACGGCCAGTTGACGGTGATCAGCCCGATCGAGGGCACGCCGGCCTCGCGCCTCGGCATGCGCGCCGGCGACATCATCGACACCATCGAGGGGGAACCCACCGAGCAGATGTCCCTCGACGAGGCGGTGGATCGCTTGAAAGGCCCCAAGGACACCGAGGTGAACATCACCATCGTGCGCCGCGGCCTGGACGAGCCGCTGCAGCTCGCCGTTACCCGCGCTGAGATCCCACAGACCACCGTCCGCCTGGCCTACATGCTCGACGAGCGAACCGGCTACATGCAGATCTCGGACTTCGGGCGGGGCACCGGCCACGAGGTTTCGGAAGCCCTCGACAAGCTGCGCGACGAAGGCATGGAGCGCCTGCTGGTCGATCTGCGCAACAACGGCGGCGGCCTCCTCGACCAGGCCATCGAAGTAGCGGATCAATTCTTGGGCGAAGGCTCGCAGATCGTCGAAACCCGCGGCCGCACCCGCGACTCCTTCCAGTCCTTCCGCGCCTCGGACAAGTATCCGGACCTCGAACTGCCGGTGATCATGCTGGTCAACCGGGGCACCGCCTCGGCGGCGGAGATCCTTTCAGGCGCCGTTCAGGACCACGATGTGGGTCTGGTGGTGGGCACGCCCACCTGGGGCAAGGGTCTAGTGCAAACGGTCTACAGCCTGTCCTACGGGGCCGGTCTGGCGCTGACCACCGCCAAGTACTACACCCCCTCCGGACGGCTGATCCAGCGCGACTACTCCTCGTTCTTCGACTACTACAACTACGATCCGCTAGCCGAGGATCCGCGCGATGCGGTGCGCGACGACCTCGATCCGTCGGAGATCTTCACCACCGACCTGGGCCGCGAGGTCTACGGCGGCGGCGGCATCACGCCGGACGTGATCGTCGAACCGAACGAGTTCACGCCCTTCCAGCAGTATCTCTTCGCCCGCAGCGCCTACTTCGGCTTCGCAGTGGACTACGCCAGCAAGCTGTCGAAGGAGTCGATCGCTTCCTGGCAGCCGCCGCCGGAGCTGATCGCCGAATTCGAAAGCTGGTTGATCGAAGAGGACATTGCCACCCGGCAGAAGCTCGACGAGGAACTGGCCACGGACGACGTCCGCGCCCTGGCGGTGCGGCAGATCCACGGTGAAATCCTCAACTCGGCCCTCGGCCAGGAAGCCCGGCACCGGGTGGTGGCCCAAGGCGACGAGCAGATCTTGAAAGCCCTCCAGATGTTCGACCAGGCTGGCGACCTACTGGCCCGCCGCCTGAAGCTCGACCAGGCGGACGGCGAACCCCGGCAGACGGCGCAGCTTGAAGAGGCGGGGGCGCCCCAGGGTTAG
- the tatC gene encoding twin-arginine translocase subunit TatC produces the protein MGLLDHLEELRRRLVYSLAALFVGFLACWSFVDHIFAFLAKPVERLLPEGTRLTFLGISDPFLLYVKVALLASLFLVSPFLMYQAWRFIAPGLYKRERRYALPFIVFGTLFFVAGGAFAYYIAFPFAVEFLLGIGEQFQPMITIERYFRFLLTVILGLGLMFELPIVIVMLSMLGLVTPGFLMRHFRWAVVIIFVAAAIITPTPDVVNLCLFALPTIGLYLLGVAAAAIFRRNRAKAEE, from the coding sequence ATGGGGCTTCTGGATCACCTGGAGGAGCTGCGTCGCCGACTGGTCTACTCGCTAGCGGCACTGTTCGTTGGCTTTCTCGCCTGCTGGTCTTTCGTCGACCACATCTTCGCCTTCCTGGCGAAGCCCGTCGAGCGGTTGTTGCCGGAGGGCACCCGGCTGACCTTTCTGGGCATCTCGGATCCCTTCCTGCTGTACGTCAAGGTGGCGCTGTTGGCGTCGCTTTTTCTCGTCTCGCCTTTCTTGATGTACCAGGCCTGGCGCTTTATCGCCCCGGGGCTGTACAAGCGCGAGCGGCGCTACGCCCTGCCGTTCATCGTCTTCGGCACCCTGTTCTTCGTCGCCGGCGGCGCCTTCGCCTACTACATTGCCTTTCCCTTCGCGGTGGAGTTTTTGCTCGGCATCGGCGAGCAGTTCCAGCCGATGATCACCATCGAGCGCTACTTTCGCTTTCTGCTGACGGTGATTCTGGGTCTCGGGCTGATGTTCGAGTTGCCGATCGTGATCGTGATGCTGTCAATGCTCGGGCTGGTCACGCCGGGATTCCTGATGCGGCACTTCCGCTGGGCGGTGGTCATCATCTTCGTGGCGGCGGCGATCATCACCCCGACGCCGGACGTGGTGAATCTCTGCCTGTTCGCCCTGCCGACCATCGGGCTGTACCTGTTGGGAGTGGCCGCCGCGGCGATCTTCCGGCGGAACAGGGCGAAGGCCGAGGAGTAG